In Caproiciproducens sp. NJN-50, the following are encoded in one genomic region:
- a CDS encoding helix-turn-helix domain-containing protein, whose amino-acid sequence MPKGVPNQRYTGEFKQHVVETMRQEGLSCRETAQRFGIGNKSHVSRWERIYLEEGPEGLYIERRGRANAASGTQKGCKPKLDKKVEKDLVAENQRLRAELDYLKNLNALVLKREQQEKKHRQSRS is encoded by the coding sequence ATGCCAAAAGGAGTACCGAACCAAAGATATACAGGAGAATTCAAGCAACATGTGGTGGAGACCATGCGTCAAGAGGGGTTAAGCTGCCGAGAGACAGCCCAGCGATTTGGCATCGGCAATAAAAGTCATGTATCACGCTGGGAACGCATCTATCTGGAAGAGGGTCCAGAAGGATTGTACATCGAGCGGCGTGGGCGAGCCAACGCAGCCAGCGGTACTCAGAAAGGGTGCAAACCGAAGCTTGATAAAAAGGTCGAGAAAGATTTGGTAGCAGAAAATCAGCGGCTACGAGCGGAACTTGACTACTTAAAAAACTTGAATGCCTTAGTTTTAAAAAGGGAACAGCAAGAGAAAAAGCACAGGCAATCTCGAAGCTAA
- a CDS encoding SLC13 family permease, producing the protein MGESLGLISLIALLVAIVIGFVWKANVGIVSIALALIIGRIYGIAEKTIIAGFSSSLFITMVGVTYLLGILMQNKTLDNIANLFVSSVKRHVWLIPIVFYCLGFILSAIGPGSIPILAIIPVLAVPIALSAGYNPIMLAIMGECGCFGGRMTPITPEGVVVMNLMGKQGINTNLFPIWASLFVASLVLAAVVYIVYKGWKVKYSEANLPDEKIRFNKNQVISLAGLLVMIVCTLAFKVNVGLISFLVGTVILLFGVGNEGASIKSIPWNVLLMVVGVGMLMNIVVQSDGITLLSNALSSIMTPFTGTAIMGVTGGIMSFFSSGLGVVFPTLIPTVGGIASHFNGAVSPVELAAAVVIGGTITGVSPISTTGGLIMAAISSQPDAEKKYDINKIFLKLWGWAFVALAVTFILAITGVFHLICMG; encoded by the coding sequence ATGGGAGAAAGTTTAGGTCTTATATCCTTGATCGCACTTTTAGTGGCAATCGTAATCGGCTTTGTCTGGAAAGCTAACGTTGGTATCGTCTCTATCGCTCTTGCCCTAATCATCGGTCGAATTTACGGAATCGCCGAGAAAACAATCATAGCGGGGTTCAGCAGTTCCTTGTTTATTACGATGGTGGGTGTTACATATCTCCTGGGAATTCTGATGCAGAACAAGACACTGGATAATATTGCGAACCTTTTCGTTTCGTCGGTTAAGCGCCACGTCTGGCTCATCCCCATCGTCTTTTACTGCCTCGGTTTTATTCTATCCGCAATCGGGCCCGGTTCCATTCCTATTTTGGCAATTATCCCGGTGCTGGCCGTACCGATTGCGCTGTCCGCGGGCTACAATCCAATTATGCTGGCAATTATGGGCGAATGTGGATGCTTTGGCGGCAGGATGACCCCGATCACACCGGAAGGCGTTGTGGTTATGAACCTAATGGGCAAACAGGGAATCAACACCAATCTGTTTCCCATTTGGGCCAGCCTGTTTGTCGCTTCGCTGGTTCTTGCCGCCGTTGTCTACATCGTTTATAAAGGCTGGAAAGTCAAATACAGCGAGGCAAACCTGCCGGATGAAAAAATCCGGTTCAACAAAAACCAAGTGATTTCACTGGCCGGACTGCTCGTCATGATCGTCTGCACCCTCGCTTTCAAGGTGAATGTAGGCCTGATTTCATTCCTTGTGGGCACGGTTATTCTGCTCTTTGGTGTTGGGAATGAGGGTGCGAGCATTAAAAGCATCCCATGGAACGTACTGCTGATGGTCGTAGGCGTAGGTATGCTGATGAATATCGTTGTACAGTCCGATGGCATCACACTACTGTCAAATGCGCTGAGCTCCATCATGACACCATTTACCGGCACTGCGATCATGGGTGTTACCGGAGGTATCATGTCGTTCTTCAGTTCGGGCCTCGGCGTCGTTTTCCCGACATTGATTCCCACCGTCGGCGGTATCGCTTCTCATTTCAACGGTGCCGTTTCCCCGGTCGAACTGGCGGCCGCTGTCGTCATCGGCGGAACTATCACAGGCGTAAGCCCGATTTCCACCACCGGCGGATTAATTATGGCGGCGATTTCCTCCCAACCGGATGCAGAGAAAAAATACGACATCAATAAAATATTTCTGAAGCTCTGGGGATGGGCTTTTGTCGCTCTCGCCGTCACGTTCATTTTAGCAATCACCGGCGTATTCCATTTAATCTGCATGGGATAA
- a CDS encoding SdpI family protein yields MKFKKGDVLYWFFAVLPFLISAAFYSRVPDRIAVHWDGAGTANGYGSKAFGLFALPAIMLAASVLVSVMLKLDPRSQNINRSPQMKSISLWFIVILANAMDVLIILNALNVRFNMSMIVMALVGVGIAVIGNYLPKCKFNYTMGIRVPWTLASEENWRKTHRMAGPLWVAGGILIALSGLLSLMWLLYAALILLTVIPIVYSYVISVRENQ; encoded by the coding sequence ATGAAATTTAAAAAGGGTGACGTTCTCTACTGGTTTTTTGCTGTTTTGCCGTTTTTGATTTCCGCAGCGTTTTATTCCCGGGTACCGGACCGGATCGCAGTTCACTGGGACGGCGCGGGAACCGCGAACGGCTACGGCTCCAAGGCGTTCGGGCTGTTCGCCCTCCCGGCAATCATGCTCGCAGCCTCCGTTCTGGTCAGCGTCATGCTGAAGCTCGACCCGCGCAGCCAGAATATCAACCGCTCTCCGCAAATGAAGAGCATTTCTTTGTGGTTCATCGTCATCCTCGCGAACGCAATGGACGTTCTGATCATCCTGAACGCCTTAAACGTCCGGTTCAACATGAGCATGATCGTCATGGCCCTGGTCGGGGTCGGCATTGCCGTCATAGGGAACTACCTTCCGAAGTGCAAATTTAATTACACAATGGGAATCCGGGTGCCGTGGACGCTGGCGAGCGAGGAAAACTGGCGGAAAACGCACCGCATGGCCGGGCCTCTCTGGGTCGCCGGCGGAATCCTGATTGCGCTTTCCGGTTTGCTGAGCCTGATGTGGCTGCTGTACGCGGCTCTGATTCTTCTGACTGTCATCCCGATTGTCTACTCCTACGTCATTTCCGTCCGAGAAAATCAGTAG
- a CDS encoding uracil-DNA glycosylase, whose protein sequence is MYQTWEELEHACLNCTNCGLCEGRTNVVFGMGNRKAKVLFVGEGPGEQEDLQGKPFVGRSGQLLDKMLDAVDLNREKNIYIGNIVKCRPPKNRDPQPEEQEQCIGWLRNQVALMHPKIIVCLGRIAAAKLIRPDFKIMKEHGMFTEKSGVFMMGTLHPAALLRNPHNKPGAFEDFLRLRDKMNELGIE, encoded by the coding sequence TTGTATCAGACGTGGGAAGAACTGGAACATGCGTGCCTGAACTGCACCAACTGCGGATTATGCGAAGGGCGCACAAATGTCGTATTCGGCATGGGGAACCGGAAAGCGAAGGTTCTCTTTGTCGGCGAAGGACCCGGCGAACAGGAAGATCTGCAGGGCAAGCCGTTCGTCGGGCGCAGCGGGCAGCTTCTGGATAAGATGCTGGACGCGGTGGACCTCAACCGCGAGAAGAACATCTATATCGGCAACATCGTGAAATGCAGGCCGCCGAAAAACCGCGACCCCCAGCCGGAGGAACAGGAGCAGTGCATCGGATGGCTCCGCAACCAGGTCGCGCTGATGCACCCAAAAATCATCGTCTGCCTCGGGCGCATCGCAGCCGCGAAACTGATCCGCCCGGATTTCAAAATCATGAAGGAACACGGGATGTTTACCGAAAAAAGCGGCGTTTTCATGATGGGGACCCTCCACCCCGCGGCACTGCTGAGAAACCCGCATAACAAACCGGGGGCGTTTGAGGATTTTCTCAGGCTGCGGGACAAGATGAACGAACTGGGAATTGAATAG
- a CDS encoding undecaprenyl diphosphate synthase family protein, whose translation MEQFKRIPAHIGIIPDGNRRWAQQNGLQKEDGYGHGIEPGFQLYEMLLEYGIREATFYGFTKDNNKRVQKQREAFTKACVDAVELLSGKDANLFVVGNTGSPAFPGELQKYANQRVCFGQGRINLNFLVNYDWEWDLDGLRENGRLRSSKISRIDLIIRWGGRRRLSGFLPAQSVYADFYVVDDFWPDFRPSHFLDALRWYQGCDVTLGG comes from the coding sequence ATGGAACAGTTTAAAAGAATCCCCGCGCATATCGGCATCATTCCGGACGGCAACAGAAGGTGGGCCCAGCAAAACGGACTGCAAAAGGAAGACGGATACGGGCATGGGATCGAACCCGGGTTCCAGCTGTATGAAATGCTGTTAGAGTATGGAATTCGGGAAGCGACCTTTTACGGTTTTACAAAAGACAATAACAAGAGGGTTCAAAAGCAGCGCGAGGCTTTTACGAAGGCGTGTGTGGATGCCGTCGAGCTCCTGAGCGGGAAAGACGCCAATCTGTTCGTCGTCGGAAATACCGGGTCGCCGGCTTTTCCGGGAGAATTGCAGAAGTATGCGAACCAACGCGTCTGCTTCGGGCAGGGCAGGATCAATTTGAATTTTCTGGTAAACTATGACTGGGAATGGGATCTGGATGGGCTGAGGGAAAACGGCCGTCTGAGGTCGTCCAAGATATCCAGGATAGACCTGATCATCCGATGGGGAGGGAGAAGGCGCTTGAGCGGCTTCCTGCCGGCGCAGTCGGTGTACGCCGATTTTTACGTTGTCGACGATTTCTGGCCGGACTTTCGGCCCTCGCATTTTCTCGATGCGCTCCGCTGGTATCAGGGCTGCGATGTGACGCTCGGAGGCTGA
- the recR gene encoding recombination mediator RecR, producing the protein MAGYHIPPLSRLIDQFERLPGIGGKSAQRLAYYVLGLSEDGVKELSDAILDAHKKIHYCKVCCNLTDEELCPICRNPARDHSVICVVEDPRDVIALERTHEFNAVYHVLHGVISPLNGIGPDQLCIKELLARIGNKDQKIAEVIMATNPTVEGEATAMYLSRLLKPLGVKVTRLAYGIPVGGELEYADEFTLTRALEGRSEI; encoded by the coding sequence ATGGCCGGCTATCATATTCCCCCTCTGTCCCGCCTGATCGACCAGTTTGAACGGCTGCCGGGAATCGGCGGCAAAAGCGCCCAGCGCCTGGCCTATTATGTGCTCGGCCTTTCCGAGGACGGGGTGAAGGAGCTGTCCGACGCGATTCTGGACGCTCATAAAAAAATTCATTACTGTAAGGTCTGTTGCAATCTGACGGACGAGGAGCTGTGCCCGATCTGCCGCAATCCCGCGCGCGACCATTCCGTCATCTGCGTGGTCGAGGATCCGCGCGACGTCATCGCGCTGGAGCGCACGCATGAGTTCAACGCGGTCTACCATGTCCTTCACGGGGTCATTTCCCCGCTGAACGGGATCGGTCCGGACCAGCTCTGCATCAAGGAACTGCTCGCCCGGATCGGAAATAAGGATCAGAAGATCGCGGAGGTCATCATGGCGACGAATCCCACGGTCGAGGGCGAGGCGACCGCCATGTATCTTTCGCGCCTTTTAAAGCCGCTCGGCGTAAAAGTCACGCGCCTGGCCTACGGAATTCCCGTCGGCGGAGAGCTCGAATACGCCGACGAATTCACGCTGACCCGCGCGCTGGAGGGCCGAAGCGAGATTTGA
- the smpB gene encoding SsrA-binding protein SmpB, with protein sequence MQKDSFKTIAKNKKAYHDYFVEESMEAGIELCGTEVKSIRSGQVNLKDAWCAIDNGELQIRGMHVSPYEHGNIFNQDPMRVRRLLMHKKEILRLFGLVKQDGYALIPLSVYLKGSLVKVQVGLCKGKKLYDKRADLAARAAKRDMERAMKERNQ encoded by the coding sequence ATGCAGAAGGATTCTTTCAAAACGATTGCGAAAAATAAAAAGGCCTATCACGACTATTTTGTGGAAGAAAGCATGGAGGCCGGCATCGAGCTCTGCGGGACGGAAGTGAAATCCATCCGCAGCGGTCAGGTGAACCTGAAAGATGCGTGGTGCGCAATCGACAACGGAGAACTGCAGATCAGGGGAATGCACGTCAGCCCGTATGAACACGGCAACATTTTCAATCAGGACCCGATGCGCGTCCGCCGGCTTCTGATGCATAAAAAGGAGATCCTGAGACTGTTCGGGCTGGTTAAGCAGGACGGCTATGCGCTGATTCCGCTTTCGGTTTATCTGAAAGGTTCGCTCGTCAAGGTTCAGGTGGGACTTTGCAAGGGCAAAAAGCTGTACGACAAGCGGGCCGACCTGGCGGCAAGGGCCGCGAAGCGCGACATGGAGCGCGCGATGAAGGAGCGCAACCAGTGA
- a CDS encoding lactonase family protein: MSFAYVGCRTTRERNARGKGLKVYRVDHKTIEWQEIQLVGNIENPSYQCFDRNGDFLYTVHGDKDFVSAYKIDKTTGKLKFLNSAKAGGKNPVFVSVDATNRYCFVATLQGGKISTLARSADGSLTDPIHEAIIPGHGEGTVSLPHQCILDQSKSYLFAPAQGRTTGFGQTNVFRIEKDGSLTLTCRVASRKLDEPRHIASHANNHYVYQVNEKGNNITFSYFDEKAGILEPKQILPSLPDTYTGEGQASEVIVHPSNRFVYCSNRIHDSIATYSIDPFTGYLHCMGFTETQGETPRFVTTDPAGELLYVANEDSDTITVFRIDPTTGIPHYTGRKIETESPVCIIFSK, translated from the coding sequence ATGAGTTTCGCATATGTTGGCTGCAGGACCACAAGAGAAAGAAACGCGCGCGGCAAGGGATTGAAGGTATACCGGGTCGACCATAAAACGATCGAGTGGCAGGAAATCCAGCTTGTCGGAAATATTGAGAACCCGTCCTATCAGTGCTTTGACCGGAACGGCGATTTTCTGTATACGGTACATGGCGATAAGGATTTCGTCAGTGCCTATAAAATTGACAAGACGACCGGAAAACTGAAATTTCTAAATTCCGCCAAAGCAGGCGGAAAAAATCCTGTCTTCGTCTCGGTGGATGCGACGAACCGGTACTGTTTTGTCGCAACCCTGCAAGGAGGGAAAATTTCCACCCTTGCAAGAAGCGCCGACGGAAGTCTAACCGACCCCATTCACGAAGCTATCATTCCCGGACATGGAGAAGGCACCGTCTCCCTTCCTCACCAGTGTATTTTAGACCAGAGTAAATCCTACCTTTTTGCGCCTGCCCAAGGCCGTACAACCGGTTTCGGACAGACAAACGTCTTCCGGATTGAGAAGGACGGATCCCTCACATTGACATGCCGGGTCGCTTCCCGTAAGCTTGACGAACCGCGTCACATCGCATCCCATGCAAACAATCACTATGTTTACCAGGTCAACGAAAAGGGAAACAATATTACTTTCAGCTATTTTGACGAGAAGGCAGGGATCCTCGAGCCAAAACAGATTCTTCCCTCCCTTCCCGATACCTACACCGGAGAGGGGCAGGCGAGCGAGGTGATTGTACATCCCAGTAACCGGTTCGTTTATTGTTCCAACCGCATCCACGACAGTATTGCGACCTATTCCATCGACCCGTTCACAGGATACCTGCACTGTATGGGGTTCACCGAAACTCAAGGAGAAACGCCGCGATTTGTCACAACGGACCCCGCCGGGGAACTTCTCTATGTTGCGAATGAAGACAGCGATACGATTACCGTTTTCCGTATTGATCCCACAACGGGCATCCCGCACTACACAGGCCGGAAGATCGAGACGGAAAGTCCGGTTTGCATTATATTTTCAAAGTAA
- the nrdD gene encoding anaerobic ribonucleoside-triphosphate reductase encodes MQTNVTVVGNTIAESEVKNYIQYVNQKNPGRAISSLRIEPDGGYVNLSYELEPVPFERIRRITGYLVGTMDRWNDAKRAEERDRVKHGI; translated from the coding sequence ATGCAGACGAATGTGACGGTTGTTGGGAACACAATTGCAGAATCCGAGGTAAAAAATTATATTCAGTATGTCAATCAAAAAAATCCGGGCAGGGCGATCAGCTCCCTGCGGATCGAGCCGGATGGCGGGTACGTGAATCTGTCCTATGAGCTGGAACCCGTTCCGTTTGAGCGGATCCGCAGGATCACGGGATATCTGGTCGGGACGATGGACCGCTGGAACGATGCCAAACGTGCCGAGGAGCGGGACAGGGTCAAACACGGGATCTGA
- a CDS encoding PocR ligand-binding domain-containing protein, with protein MIKQMQDGKIDLKALEITDIVDMGLLQKFQDNFATGMNCASITVDRRGNPITEPSSYTKFCTEWIHKTEAGDARCAESHHRMGLEAARTGRPYIGNCHAGLIDFAAPVVVDGELLGTVLGGQCLADKPEENAFRKTAEEIGLSETGLLAAAREIDITKKENIAAAAEVLFIVVNAFAQSGYAKLHLEIIAKKLAGKFVEVSATLEELASSSQSIMGEQQSLNHEISQIGKFNEEIGNILAMINKIAMNTKILGLNSSIEAAHAGEFGAGFSVVAKEIKDLSDHSKETVNEISLLTEKIKKSISETVTHSEATLSTSLEQTKALEDVANAVQQIVHLADELDSMLKGREEF; from the coding sequence TTGATCAAGCAGATGCAGGATGGGAAAATCGACCTAAAGGCACTTGAAATCACAGATATTGTGGACATGGGGCTGCTGCAGAAATTTCAGGACAATTTCGCCACAGGAATGAACTGCGCCAGCATCACGGTCGACCGCCGCGGAAATCCGATCACCGAACCCAGTTCATACACGAAGTTCTGTACCGAATGGATCCATAAAACAGAGGCGGGAGACGCCCGCTGCGCGGAGTCACACCATCGGATGGGGCTGGAGGCGGCCAGAACCGGACGGCCGTATATCGGGAACTGTCACGCCGGGCTGATCGATTTCGCGGCTCCCGTCGTCGTTGACGGCGAGCTTCTCGGCACCGTTCTTGGGGGCCAATGCCTTGCGGACAAACCCGAAGAAAATGCTTTCCGTAAAACCGCCGAGGAGATCGGGCTCAGTGAGACAGGGCTCCTGGCTGCCGCGCGAGAGATCGATATAACAAAAAAGGAAAATATCGCGGCGGCCGCCGAAGTGCTCTTCATCGTCGTAAACGCGTTCGCCCAAAGCGGTTACGCAAAACTGCATCTGGAAATCATCGCGAAAAAGCTCGCGGGCAAGTTTGTGGAGGTTTCCGCGACACTGGAAGAGCTTGCCTCTTCTTCCCAAAGTATTATGGGCGAACAGCAGAGTTTAAATCATGAAATTTCACAGATCGGAAAATTTAATGAAGAAATCGGCAATATTCTGGCCATGATCAACAAAATAGCTATGAATACGAAGATCCTCGGCCTGAATTCCTCCATTGAGGCGGCCCACGCGGGGGAATTCGGCGCCGGCTTTTCGGTTGTCGCCAAAGAGATCAAGGATCTTTCGGATCACTCAAAAGAGACGGTAAATGAAATCTCCCTCCTGACAGAAAAGATCAAGAAGTCCATCAGCGAAACGGTAACCCACTCTGAAGCTACTCTCAGCACCTCTCTGGAACAGACGAAAGCACTGGAAGACGTGGCAAACGCGGTCCAGCAGATCGTACACCTGGCGGATGAACTGGACAGCATGCTGAAAGGCAGAGAAGAATTCTGA
- a CDS encoding autorepressor SdpR family transcription factor has translation MPLAFTFKALSDPTRREILNLLRERPLPAGEIAAHFSMTGATVSHHLAILREAGLISDRHEGKFIYYELDLSVFEDVLNWFQQFLNKKEESDHEI, from the coding sequence ATGCCTCTGGCGTTCACTTTTAAAGCCCTTTCCGATCCGACGCGGCGGGAAATATTAAACCTTCTGCGGGAGCGTCCGCTCCCCGCGGGGGAGATTGCGGCACATTTTTCCATGACCGGGGCGACGGTTTCTCACCATCTTGCAATTTTAAGGGAAGCCGGCCTGATTTCGGACCGGCATGAAGGGAAATTCATTTATTACGAACTGGACCTTTCGGTCTTTGAAGACGTTCTCAATTGGTTCCAGCAATTTCTGAACAAAAAAGAGGAATCGGATCATGAAATTTAA
- a CDS encoding acetolactate synthase large subunit, producing MLQQNGNDEKSISSQSFNTAEMLVKCLEQEGVEYIFGIPGEENLALIDAIHKSSIRFITVRHEQGAAFMADVYGRLTGKAGVCLSTLGPGATNLVTGVADANEDGAPLIAITGQVGTERMHLTSHQYLDLCKMFEPITKRSKQIVRPDTVSEITRIAFKYAESEKPGACHIDLPVNISKMPVGLDEEPLERKIPPKEYAESSLIESAADEISAAKFPVILAGSSAVRSNAAEALTVFAEKLKIPVVHTMMAKGIIPFDSRYSLWTIGIPETDYENKVLEKSDLVIAVGYDIVEYAPSKWNSDRCRKIIHIDPRPAHINKLFQPMIEVIGDISDSLFRILNQASRNSEPEFALQIKQKMEEEANAYENDRSFPMKPQKILSDIRKVLDPDDILVSDVGAHKIWIARQYHCYKPKTCIISNGFAAMGIALPGAVAAKLINPDKKVIAVTGDGGFLMNCQELETAVRIGTPFVTLIFNDRHYGLIQWKQMNQYGKSYYVDFTNPDFVKFAESFGIRGYRIEKADDLIPTLENAFRQPFPSIIDCPVDYGENMKLTKHLHEI from the coding sequence ATGCTTCAGCAGAATGGCAATGATGAAAAATCCATTTCATCGCAATCTTTCAACACAGCGGAAATGCTGGTAAAATGCCTGGAACAAGAAGGAGTGGAATACATTTTCGGTATTCCGGGCGAAGAAAATCTCGCACTGATTGACGCCATACATAAATCTTCGATTCGTTTCATCACGGTGCGCCATGAACAGGGCGCGGCCTTTATGGCAGATGTCTACGGGAGGCTGACCGGGAAAGCCGGCGTTTGTCTTTCCACCCTCGGTCCCGGCGCCACCAACCTGGTCACCGGCGTCGCAGATGCCAACGAGGATGGTGCTCCGCTGATAGCCATCACCGGCCAAGTCGGCACCGAACGGATGCATTTGACTTCCCATCAGTATCTTGATCTGTGCAAGATGTTTGAGCCCATCACCAAACGGAGCAAACAGATTGTTCGGCCGGATACGGTAAGTGAAATCACCCGGATAGCCTTTAAATATGCTGAAAGTGAAAAGCCTGGTGCCTGCCATATCGACCTTCCCGTCAACATTTCAAAAATGCCAGTTGGTTTGGATGAGGAGCCGCTCGAGAGAAAGATTCCTCCAAAAGAGTATGCTGAAAGCAGTTTGATTGAAAGCGCCGCCGATGAGATTTCCGCGGCGAAATTTCCCGTCATCCTCGCTGGCAGCAGCGCGGTCCGTTCCAACGCAGCAGAAGCCCTGACGGTGTTCGCGGAAAAGCTGAAAATCCCCGTTGTTCATACGATGATGGCGAAAGGAATCATCCCGTTCGACAGCCGATATTCCCTCTGGACCATTGGAATCCCGGAAACGGATTACGAGAATAAGGTCCTGGAGAAGTCCGATCTCGTCATTGCAGTCGGATACGACATCGTGGAATACGCCCCATCCAAATGGAACAGCGACCGATGCCGCAAAATTATCCATATCGATCCAAGGCCCGCCCACATTAACAAACTGTTCCAGCCGATGATAGAGGTTATCGGGGATATCTCTGATTCGCTCTTCCGGATTCTTAATCAAGCTAGCCGAAATTCCGAGCCGGAATTTGCCTTGCAGATCAAGCAGAAAATGGAGGAGGAGGCAAACGCCTATGAAAATGATAGGAGTTTTCCGATGAAACCTCAGAAAATCCTTTCCGATATCCGGAAAGTTCTGGATCCAGACGATATCCTCGTTTCCGATGTGGGCGCACACAAAATCTGGATCGCGCGGCAATACCATTGCTACAAACCCAAGACCTGTATCATATCGAACGGCTTTGCCGCAATGGGAATCGCGCTGCCCGGGGCCGTTGCGGCAAAGCTGATAAATCCGGACAAAAAGGTTATCGCCGTGACCGGCGACGGGGGATTCCTGATGAACTGCCAGGAGCTTGAAACAGCCGTGCGGATCGGTACTCCGTTCGTCACTCTGATTTTCAATGACCGCCACTACGGCCTGATTCAATGGAAGCAAATGAATCAGTACGGGAAAAGCTACTACGTCGATTTCACCAACCCGGATTTCGTCAAATTTGCAGAAAGCTTTGGTATCAGAGGCTATCGGATAGAAAAAGCGGACGACCTGATTCCAACGTTGGAAAATGCCTTCCGCCAGCCCTTCCCAAGCATCATCGACTGCCCGGTTGATTACGGCGAAAATATGAAACTGACAAAGCATCTTCACGAAATTTAG
- a CDS encoding YbaB/EbfC family nucleoid-associated protein, which produces MKARLPQGYGGGGASNLQQIARQAQKLQEQMAQTTQELEEKEYTASSGGDAVRATVTGKMELKSMEIKPEVVDPEDVEMLSDLVIAAVNEALRAAANDKTERMEKISGGLNVPGFL; this is translated from the coding sequence ATGAAAGCAAGACTGCCCCAGGGATACGGCGGAGGCGGCGCGTCCAATCTGCAGCAGATCGCGCGGCAGGCTCAGAAGCTCCAGGAACAGATGGCGCAGACGACGCAGGAACTGGAGGAAAAGGAATATACGGCCTCTTCCGGCGGGGATGCAGTCCGCGCCACAGTAACCGGGAAGATGGAACTAAAATCGATGGAGATCAAGCCCGAGGTCGTCGATCCGGAAGATGTGGAAATGCTGTCCGACCTGGTCATCGCGGCGGTCAACGAGGCCCTGCGCGCGGCGGCGAACGATAAGACGGAACGCATGGAGAAAATTTCGGGCGGGCTGAACGTGCCGGGGTTTTTATAA